The nucleotide window TATATTTTCtgcattttaacatccaaataattgatgaaaattatGTGCACAACGTCCTATATATGTTCACCATGTAAACTAAACAGATGAAGAACTCATAAaaattctttgtttggacaCTGAACAGAAAAAAGTGATATCTATGACCATGCCCATTATAGAGGAGGCTATGACCAATCTCTACAGCAGCACCTCGCCAAGTAGCCTAGTCATCGCCGATTTGGGTTGTTCTTCTGGACACAATTCTTTGTTCGTGGTTTCTGAACTTATTAAGATAGTGGAGAAGCTTCGCCAAAAATCAGGTCATCAATCTCCTGAAATTCAAGTGCTTTTAAATGACCTTCCAGGGAATGACTTCAATACTATTTTCAAGTCCCTACCAAGCTTCCAGAAAAATTTGAGCAGTCAACTCGAATCTAAAGATGCTGGTCCATATTTTTTCTCAGGAGTTCCCGGTTCTTTTTATGGCAGGCTTTTTATGAGGAAGAGTCTTCATTTCCTTCATTCTTCTTATAGTCTTCATTGGTTATCTCAGGTaactctttctatatatatgtacaattaTCACTTGTCCTAAAAGTTTTAACtaatggaatatttaattaaatggagtaGAGTGTACATTCAAGTTTCAAACTCAAGAACTCTACTATGATACTatatgaaatcaccacttgtcctaAAAACTTAAACTGATTGAAAGagttagatttaattatttatattatatattcttaacactATAAACGAAAAGTACAACAATTATCAATAATCAATGTTCAATAATAACATGATATGAGGTCATGATCATATGATATTGTAACATGTAGTACTTCCCCTATAATGTGGGAAGCATGCATGGAAATAGCAAACGTTTGTTGGACCTGTTGCTTAAATTTGGAGACCCAACTATGTAGTAATCcatgcttttttttctttgctactGCTTATTTAGTGGGTTTTCATTGCTATCTGTTTGGTCTGTATTCTGGGTACTCTTTCTGAAACATTTATAGCTGTATATATGTTAAAACCATTCTGAATTGTGGCTGGTTGAATCCTAATATTCTAATGTATAACAACTTCCATTGAGCTAGTAGTACTCATGCTTGTTCTGTTGGCTACCCATTTGCCTGATCGTGTGCTTCTAGTTCTTTTGCACATGCTTCAATTAGAGACAGCCTGTAAATAAGTATTTATATGAGTGTAAGTAATGTTACTATTCTTTAGGTTCCTGAACAGATAGAGAATAACAAAAGGAACATTTACATGGCAAGCACAAGCCCACCAAATGTGCCAAAGGCTTACCATTCACAATTTCAAAGAGATTTCTCTACATTTTTGAAGTGTCGTGCAGAAGAAATGGTAACAGGAGGACGAATGGTTTTAACGTTTATGGGCAGAAAAAGTGAAGATCCAACAAAGAAAGATGGTTCTAATTCCATGTGGGAGCTTTTGGCCATGGCACTAAATGACATGCTCTCCAAGGTAATCAACAccattaattgtaaattatgccagcccattcttaatatttgttgatatatgaatcatttatatatatatatatatagggactCATAAACGAAGAGAAAATGGATTCTTTCAACATCCCTCACTACACTCCATCTCTATCCGAAGTTAAATCCGAGATTGTGGAAGAAGGATCTTTCTCGATTGATAGACTGGAGTTCTCTGAAATCAACAGGAGCACTTACTACAAAGAATACAACCATTCTAATATATCCGAAATTGCTGCAAATTCCATAAGAGCTGTTGCAGAATCTTTGCTAGTTAGTCACTTTGGAGATGGCATCATTGAGAAGGTTTTCAGCAGGTACAAGGAAATTCTTTCAGAACACATTTCTCAAGATCAGATCTTACTAGGGATTACCAATTTAATCATTTCTATGACAAAAAAATgatgatcaaaatatttatgtagaGCTTTAATAAG belongs to Juglans regia cultivar Chandler chromosome 8, Walnut 2.0, whole genome shotgun sequence and includes:
- the LOC108988608 gene encoding salicylate carboxymethyltransferase-like isoform X4 produces the protein MEVGQVLHMNAGTGETSYSNNSHLQKKVISMTMPIIEEAMTNLYSSTSPSSLVIADLGCSSGHNSLFVVSELIKIVEKLRQKSGVPGSFYGRLFMRKSLHFLHSSYSLHWLSQVPEQIENNKRNIYMASTSPPNVPKAYHSQFQRDFSTFLKCRAEEMVTGGRMVLTFMGRKSEDPTKKDGSNSMWELLAMALNDMLSKGLINEEKMDSFNIPHYTPSLSEVKSEIVEEGSFSIDRLEFSEINRSTYYKEYNHSNISEIAANSIRAVAESLLVSHFGDGIIEKVFSRYKEILSEHISQDQILLGITNLIISMTKK
- the LOC108988608 gene encoding salicylate carboxymethyltransferase-like isoform X1, whose protein sequence is MEVGQVLHMNAGTGETSYSNNSHLQKKVISMTMPIIEEAMTNLYSSTSPSSLVIADLGCSSGHNSLFVVSELIKIVEKLRQKSGHQSPEIQVLLNDLPGNDFNTIFKSLPSFQKNLSSQLESKDAGPYFFSGVPGSFYGRLFMRKSLHFLHSSYSLHWLSQVPEQIENNKRNIYMASTSPPNVPKAYHSQFQRDFSTFLKCRAEEMVTGGRMVLTFMGRKSEDPTKKDGSNSMWELLAMALNDMLSKGLINEEKMDSFNIPHYTPSLSEVKSEIVEEGSFSIDRLEFSEINRSTYYKEYNHSNISEIAANSIRAVAESLLVSHFGDGIIEKVFSRYKEILSEHISQDQILLGITNLIISMTKK
- the LOC108988608 gene encoding salicylate carboxymethyltransferase-like isoform X2, producing MEVGQVLHMNAGTGETSYSNNSHLQKKVISMTMPIIEEAMTNLYSSTSPSSLVIADLGCSSGHNSLFVVSELIKIVEKLRQKSGHQSPEIQVLLNDLPGNDFNTIFKSLPSFQKNLSSQLESKDAGPYFFSGVPGSFYGRLFMRKSLHFLHSSYSLHWLSQVPEQIENNKRNIYMASTSPPNVPKAYHSQFQRDFSTFLKCRAEEMVTGGRMVLTFMGRKSEDPTKKDGSNSMWELLAMALNDMLSKGLINEEKMDSFNIPHYTPSLSEVKSEIVEEGSFSIDRLEFSEINRSTYYKEYNHSNISEIAANSIRAVAESLLVSHFGDGIIEKVFSRSCIFSYLGVQVP
- the LOC108988608 gene encoding salicylate carboxymethyltransferase-like isoform X3 yields the protein MEVGQVLHMNAGTGETSYSNNSHLQKKVISMTMPIIEEAMTNLYSSTSPSSLVIADLGCSSGHNSLFVVSELIKIVEKLRQKSGHQSPEIQVLLNDLPGNDFNTIFKSLPSFQKNLSSQLESKDAGPYFFSGVPGSFYGRLFMRKSLHFLHSSYSLHWLSQVPEQIENNKRNIYMASTSPPNVPKAYHSQFQRDFSTFLKCRAEEMVTGGRMVLTFMGRKSEDPTKKDGSNSMWELLAMALNDMLSKGLINEEKMDSFNIPHYTPSLSEVKSEIVEEGSFSIDRLEFSEINRSTYYKEYNHSNISEIAANSIRAVAESLLVSHFGDGIIEKVFSSVGHAYFLI